A window of the Lactobacillus gasseri ATCC 33323 = JCM 1131 genome harbors these coding sequences:
- a CDS encoding hemolysin family protein, whose amino-acid sequence MSSDPGAGDIFSKLRAKFRGDEDIDGQRKLNKILNKLHEQKEISDREFSMMEGILEFEEKMAREVMVPRTDAFMVDINDNFQENLDQILKEPYSRVPVYDGDKDKIVGVIHIRTVLRKAHKIGFDKLDYDQVMFKPLFAPETIELGELLVEMQQTQRQLAILTDEYGGVVGLTTIEDLIEEIVGDIDDEVDKAEVLFSKIGPREYVIYGKMPLADFNEEFGTDLAMEDVDTVAGYVITKLGMIPAKGEKLSVKLDNGMILTTRRMKGSRLLTLLLTIPEKQEKEEAKD is encoded by the coding sequence ATGAGTAGTGATCCCGGTGCGGGTGATATATTTAGCAAATTAAGAGCTAAATTTCGCGGCGATGAAGATATTGATGGCCAACGTAAGCTAAATAAAATTTTAAATAAATTACATGAGCAAAAAGAGATTAGTGATCGTGAGTTTTCAATGATGGAGGGTATTCTTGAGTTTGAAGAAAAAATGGCTCGAGAAGTAATGGTTCCTAGAACAGATGCCTTTATGGTCGATATCAATGATAATTTTCAAGAAAACTTAGATCAAATCTTGAAAGAACCTTATTCAAGAGTACCTGTCTATGATGGTGATAAGGATAAGATTGTTGGTGTTATTCATATTAGGACGGTTTTACGGAAAGCCCATAAGATTGGCTTTGATAAGTTAGATTACGATCAGGTAATGTTTAAGCCTTTATTTGCACCTGAAACAATTGAATTAGGTGAATTATTAGTTGAAATGCAGCAAACTCAAAGACAGCTTGCAATTTTAACTGATGAATATGGTGGTGTTGTAGGACTGACAACAATTGAAGATTTAATTGAAGAGATTGTTGGCGACATTGATGATGAGGTTGATAAGGCTGAGGTCCTATTTTCAAAAATTGGGCCAAGAGAATATGTAATTTATGGGAAGATGCCTTTAGCTGATTTTAATGAAGAATTTGGAACTGATTTAGCAATGGAAGATGTGGATACGGTTGCTGGTTACGTAATCACTAAATTAGGAATGATTCCGGCTAAAGGAGAAAAACTAAGCGTCAAACTTGATAATGGAATGATTTTAACGACTAGACGAATGAAGGGGTCGCGTTTATTAACGCTGTTACTTACAATTCCAGAAAAACAAGAAAAGGAAGAAGCTAAAGATTAA
- the recX gene encoding recombination regulator RecX — MPIITKISTQKRKGRYNIFIDNEYAFSVSERTLAERRLLKGTELSNEDIEEIKKAEADSHAIQLAMSYLSYQPRSVYEVLEYLNKHEISQDASQAAVQNLIELNYLNDNNFARLFIKNNLRVGKDGPRTVDRKLKQKGLAADIIQEALYEIEDEEWVDAGLRVVHSLIHQAGKLSYKEIKQKAWTKLRAHGFDQELSELVLEKLDLEKDEDEQIEALKKQGSKAWRRYRKDEDFKRKQKVKRYLFQHGFSSGEIDSFLNGEIVDLEEIDEY; from the coding sequence ATGCCAATTATAACTAAGATAAGTACGCAGAAGCGTAAGGGACGCTATAACATTTTTATAGACAATGAGTATGCTTTTAGCGTAAGTGAAAGAACTCTAGCTGAGAGGAGACTTCTAAAGGGAACCGAGTTAAGCAATGAAGACATTGAAGAAATTAAAAAGGCTGAAGCAGATAGTCATGCTATTCAGCTAGCGATGTCTTATTTAAGCTATCAACCACGTAGTGTGTATGAAGTTTTAGAGTATTTAAATAAACACGAAATTAGTCAGGATGCTAGTCAAGCTGCCGTTCAGAATTTGATTGAGTTGAATTATTTAAATGATAATAATTTCGCTCGTTTGTTTATTAAAAATAATCTTCGAGTTGGAAAAGATGGACCAAGAACTGTTGATAGAAAATTAAAGCAAAAAGGTCTTGCAGCTGATATTATTCAAGAAGCACTTTATGAGATTGAAGATGAAGAATGGGTCGATGCAGGGCTTCGCGTAGTACATTCGCTTATTCATCAAGCGGGTAAACTTTCATATAAGGAGATTAAGCAAAAGGCGTGGACTAAACTGAGAGCTCATGGATTTGATCAAGAGCTAAGTGAACTAGTTCTTGAAAAATTAGATTTAGAGAAGGATGAAGATGAACAAATAGAAGCTTTAAAAAAGCAAGGAAGCAAGGCTTGGCGTCGCTACCGCAAAGACGAAGATTTTAAAAGAAAGCAGAAAGTTAAAAGATACTTGTTTCAACACGGCTTTTCAAGTGGTGAAATTGATAGTTTCTTAAATGGTGAAATAGTAGATTTAGAAGAAATAGATGAATATTAA
- a CDS encoding phosphocarrier protein HPr, which produces MEKREFHIVAETGIHARPATLLVQAASKFNSDINLEYNGKSVNLKSIMGVMSLGVGQGADVTITADGDDAKEAIEAIADTMKKEGLAE; this is translated from the coding sequence ATGGAAAAACGCGAATTTCATATTGTTGCTGAAACTGGTATTCATGCACGTCCAGCTACTTTGTTGGTACAAGCTGCATCTAAGTTTAACTCAGATATTAACTTGGAATACAATGGTAAATCAGTAAACTTGAAGTCAATCATGGGTGTTATGTCTTTAGGTGTTGGCCAAGGTGCAGACGTAACTATTACTGCTGATGGTGACGATGCTAAAGAAGCAATCGAAGCTATTGCTGACACTATGAAAAAGGAAGGTTTAGCTGAATAA
- a CDS encoding adaptor protein MecA, translated as MEVHRISENTIRVTMDADELKERGITMLDLLGNKSQIQHFFYQILSEVDTDHTFAKGDPVTFQVMPSSSGLELLISKVPDSDEDVSDNPNDQLRDLLKGLGAGSDNDDRKTEINDQDKLISDNRRVFKIDSIDLVAALADALKVDGLASSLYTYHHEYYLDLAYLDDNYVELKPEDTWVIANEYGNGMTEKQFQKIKKNAKCLIRQDALGNLRQYFD; from the coding sequence GTGGAAGTACATAGAATAAGTGAGAATACCATTCGTGTAACAATGGATGCGGATGAACTTAAAGAGCGTGGTATAACAATGCTCGATTTATTAGGAAATAAAAGTCAAATTCAACATTTTTTCTATCAAATTTTAAGTGAAGTCGATACAGATCATACTTTTGCTAAAGGCGATCCAGTTACTTTTCAAGTTATGCCAAGTAGTTCTGGATTAGAGTTACTTATTTCCAAAGTACCGGACAGTGATGAAGATGTCAGTGATAATCCCAATGATCAATTACGTGACCTGTTAAAGGGATTGGGGGCTGGATCAGATAATGATGATCGTAAAACAGAAATTAATGATCAAGATAAACTAATTAGCGATAATCGTAGAGTCTTTAAGATTGATAGTATTGATTTAGTTGCTGCCCTAGCAGATGCATTAAAGGTTGATGGTTTAGCATCTAGTCTATATACATATCATCATGAATATTATTTAGACTTAGCCTACTTAGATGACAATTATGTTGAACTGAAGCCAGAAGATACTTGGGTAATAGCTAATGAATATGGAAATGGAATGACAGAAAAGCAATTCCAAAAAATAAAGAAAAATGCTAAGTGCTTGATTAGACAAGATGCTCTGGGAAACCTAAGACAATATTTTGATTAA
- a CDS encoding peptide chain release factor 3, translating into MTKLTDEVKKRRTFAIISHPDAGKTTITEQMLLFGGVIRSAGTVKARKSGHYATSDWMAIEKKRGISVTSSVMQFEYQGKRINILDTPGHQDFSEDTYRTLMAVDAAVMVIDSAKGIEPQTKKLFKVVKKRGIPIFTFMNKLDRDGREPLDLIAELEDLLGIEGVAMNWPIGMGKQLKGLYDIANNRVELYRKDDDDRYLPLDKNGKLAEDEPLAQDSLYQSTLDDIDLLKEAGNTFDKEKILKGDQTPVFFGSALTNFGVETFLDSFVNLAPAPQEHIVNGDEKLAADDPEFSGFVFKIQANMNPNHRDRIAFVRIGSGEFKKGIDVTLARTGKPVRLNNATEFMSSERVQVSDAVAGDIVGLYDTGNFQIGDSIYAGKKKIVYPALPQFTPEIFMRVTAKNVMKQKSFHKGMNQLVQEGAIQLYRGYSTDDYILGAVGQLQFEVFSFRMKNEYNSEVELHTLGNRVARWINPDQLDPKMSSSRNLLVKDRDGEPLFLFENAFAERWFKDKYPDVELTSRL; encoded by the coding sequence ATGACAAAGTTAACTGATGAAGTGAAAAAAAGACGCACGTTTGCAATTATTTCTCACCCTGATGCGGGTAAGACAACAATTACTGAGCAAATGCTTCTTTTTGGTGGAGTGATTAGAAGTGCAGGTACAGTTAAAGCACGTAAAAGTGGACATTATGCAACTAGTGACTGGATGGCAATTGAAAAAAAGCGTGGTATTTCAGTTACTAGTTCAGTAATGCAATTTGAATATCAGGGTAAGAGAATCAACATTCTTGATACGCCAGGACACCAAGATTTCTCCGAAGATACTTACCGGACTTTAATGGCAGTTGATGCTGCGGTAATGGTTATTGACTCTGCTAAAGGTATCGAACCTCAAACCAAAAAATTATTTAAGGTTGTAAAGAAGCGTGGCATTCCTATCTTTACCTTTATGAACAAGCTTGATCGTGACGGACGTGAACCGCTAGATTTAATTGCTGAATTAGAAGATTTACTTGGTATTGAAGGCGTAGCCATGAACTGGCCAATCGGTATGGGGAAGCAATTAAAGGGATTATACGATATTGCAAATAATCGTGTTGAACTTTATCGAAAAGATGATGATGACCGCTATTTACCGCTGGATAAAAATGGAAAATTGGCAGAAGATGAACCTTTAGCGCAAGATAGCTTGTATCAATCAACTCTAGATGATATTGACTTGTTGAAAGAAGCCGGAAATACTTTTGATAAAGAAAAAATCTTAAAAGGAGATCAAACTCCCGTCTTCTTTGGTTCAGCTTTAACTAATTTTGGTGTTGAGACTTTCTTAGATAGTTTTGTTAATTTAGCGCCAGCTCCTCAAGAACATATTGTTAATGGTGATGAAAAATTAGCTGCAGACGATCCTGAATTCTCTGGTTTTGTATTTAAGATTCAGGCTAATATGAATCCTAACCATCGTGATCGAATTGCATTTGTAAGAATCGGTAGCGGTGAATTTAAAAAGGGGATTGACGTAACTCTAGCTAGAACTGGAAAGCCAGTCAGATTAAATAATGCAACTGAATTTATGTCTAGTGAACGAGTTCAAGTTTCTGATGCGGTTGCTGGCGATATAGTTGGTCTATATGATACAGGAAACTTCCAAATTGGAGACTCAATTTACGCCGGTAAGAAGAAAATTGTTTATCCAGCTTTACCGCAATTTACACCAGAAATTTTCATGCGTGTAACTGCTAAAAATGTTATGAAGCAAAAGTCGTTCCATAAAGGGATGAACCAATTAGTTCAAGAAGGTGCAATTCAGCTTTATCGTGGTTATTCAACTGATGATTATATCCTGGGTGCAGTTGGTCAATTACAGTTTGAAGTCTTTTCTTTTAGAATGAAGAACGAATATAATTCAGAAGTAGAGCTTCATACTTTAGGTAACCGTGTAGCGCGCTGGATTAATCCAGATCAGTTAGATCCAAAGATGTCATCTTCTCGTAATTTGTTAGTAAAAGATAGAGATGGTGAGCCACTATTTTTATTTGAAAATGCTTTTGCAGAAAGATGGTTCAAAGACAAATATCCAGATGTTGAATTAACTTCAAGATTGTAA
- a CDS encoding ATP-dependent Clp protease ATP-binding subunit — MLCDNCHERPASIHLYTNVNGQDREISLCQQCYQELKNQQGQINNMNNNNAFFGDFDDLLNALNNSNNEQNNSQDRDPRMRMGGGRRGGNNGGQKSLLDQYGTDLTNLAKKGKIDPVIGRDKEIARVIEILNRRTKNNPVLIGEAGVGKTAVVEGLAQQIVDGSVPAKLQNKRIISLNMVSMVQGTGIRGQFEQRMQQLIKELEQNDNIILFIDEIHELVGTGNAEGGMDAGNIIKPALARGDFQLIGATTIKEYRNIEKDSALARRFQPVEVKEPTTEETVKILQGIRKRYEDYHHVHYTDEAIQAAVALSSRYIQDRFLPDKAIDLLDEAGSRMNLTIPYVDSEKIKERLDAAENLKQEALKNEDYEKAAYYRDQIEKYEKLKDQKVDPDQTPKITEKIMNKIVEEKTNIPVGDLQKQEETQLKNLSTDLKNNVIGQNKAVETVARAIRRNRVGFNKSGRPIGSFLFVGPTGVGKTELAKQLAKQIFGTEDAMIRFDMSEYMEQYSVSKLIGSAPGYVGYEEAGQLTERVRHNPYSLILFDEIEKAHPDVLHLFLQILDDGRLTDSQGRTVSFKDTIIIMTSNAGQGIKEANVGFAAENSHQEQFKNALGQYFKPEFLNRLDDIVEFNSLDKKDLIKIVDLMLANTNNMVKDQGLHIEVTPEAKELLVEKGYDPSMGARPLRRTIQEEIEDKVADYKLDNPAAKDLKADVVDNAIVISEN; from the coding sequence ATGCTATGCGATAACTGTCATGAACGTCCTGCCTCAATTCATCTTTATACAAATGTTAATGGGCAAGATCGTGAAATATCATTATGCCAACAATGTTATCAAGAATTAAAAAATCAACAAGGACAAATTAATAATATGAATAATAACAATGCTTTTTTTGGTGATTTTGATGATTTATTAAACGCCTTAAATAATAGTAATAATGAGCAAAATAATTCTCAAGACCGTGATCCCCGAATGAGAATGGGCGGTGGACGTCGCGGTGGCAATAATGGTGGTCAAAAATCACTATTAGACCAATACGGAACTGATTTAACTAATCTAGCAAAAAAAGGAAAGATTGATCCAGTTATTGGACGTGATAAGGAAATTGCTAGAGTCATTGAGATCTTAAACAGACGCACCAAAAACAATCCAGTTCTTATTGGAGAAGCCGGTGTTGGTAAAACGGCTGTTGTTGAAGGTTTAGCACAACAAATTGTTGACGGATCTGTTCCTGCTAAGCTACAAAATAAACGTATTATTTCACTAAATATGGTTTCGATGGTTCAAGGCACTGGTATTCGTGGTCAATTTGAACAAAGAATGCAACAGCTAATCAAAGAACTTGAACAAAATGACAACATCATTCTATTTATCGATGAAATTCATGAATTAGTTGGTACAGGTAATGCTGAAGGTGGTATGGATGCTGGCAACATTATTAAACCAGCATTAGCTCGTGGAGACTTCCAACTAATCGGTGCAACTACCATTAAAGAATATCGAAATATTGAAAAAGATTCTGCTTTAGCACGTAGATTTCAACCAGTTGAGGTTAAAGAACCAACTACTGAAGAAACAGTTAAAATTCTCCAAGGTATTCGTAAACGCTACGAAGATTATCACCATGTTCACTATACTGATGAAGCAATTCAAGCTGCCGTCGCCCTTTCCTCTCGTTATATTCAAGATCGCTTCTTACCTGATAAAGCCATCGATCTTTTAGATGAAGCTGGTTCAAGAATGAACCTTACTATTCCATATGTCGATAGTGAAAAAATTAAGGAAAGACTAGATGCAGCTGAAAATTTAAAGCAAGAAGCTTTGAAGAATGAAGACTATGAAAAAGCAGCTTACTATCGTGATCAAATTGAAAAATATGAAAAATTAAAAGATCAAAAAGTAGATCCAGATCAAACACCTAAAATTACTGAAAAGATCATGAATAAGATTGTTGAAGAAAAAACTAATATTCCTGTTGGCGACTTACAAAAACAAGAAGAAACTCAATTAAAGAACTTATCCACTGATCTTAAAAATAATGTAATTGGTCAAAATAAGGCTGTTGAAACTGTTGCTCGCGCAATTCGCCGTAACCGAGTTGGTTTCAACAAATCTGGTCGTCCAATTGGTTCATTCCTATTTGTAGGACCAACTGGTGTTGGTAAAACAGAATTAGCTAAGCAACTAGCTAAGCAAATCTTTGGTACTGAAGATGCGATGATTCGTTTTGACATGAGTGAATATATGGAACAATATTCAGTCTCTAAGTTAATTGGTTCTGCTCCAGGTTATGTAGGATATGAAGAAGCAGGTCAATTGACAGAAAGAGTACGTCATAATCCTTATAGCTTAATCTTATTTGATGAAATCGAAAAAGCTCATCCAGATGTACTTCACCTCTTCTTACAAATTCTTGATGATGGTCGTTTAACTGATTCACAAGGTCGTACAGTTTCATTTAAAGACACAATTATTATTATGACTTCTAATGCTGGTCAAGGAATTAAAGAGGCGAACGTTGGCTTTGCTGCTGAAAACAGTCATCAAGAACAATTTAAGAATGCTCTTGGTCAATATTTCAAGCCTGAATTCTTAAATAGATTAGATGATATTGTCGAATTTAATTCACTTGATAAGAAAGACTTAATTAAGATTGTCGACTTAATGCTTGCTAATACTAACAATATGGTCAAAGATCAAGGTCTTCATATTGAAGTCACTCCAGAAGCAAAGGAACTACTTGTAGAAAAAGGTTATGATCCATCTATGGGCGCTCGTCCACTTCGTCGTACAATTCAAGAAGAAATCGAGGACAAAGTTGCAGATTACAAGTTAGACAATCCAGCTGCTAAAGACTTAAAAGCTGATGTAGTAGATAACGCGATTGTAATCAGCGAAAATTAA
- a CDS encoding DUF402 domain-containing protein has translation MEMPREGDYIAIQSYKHNGTLHRNWRDTMVVKTEQNIIIGVNDRTLITEEDGRKWISREPAIVYFHRKLWFNVIAMLRPDGVAYYANLASPFILDREALKYIDYDLDIKVFPDGETRLLDADEYAMNKKRWHYSEEIDSILRSASFELLDWIDQKKGPFAKKFAQIWYERYNQLRPDLDRSFFKGRENEERKILGT, from the coding sequence ATGGAAATGCCTCGTGAAGGCGATTATATCGCAATACAAAGTTATAAGCATAATGGCACGTTACATCGAAATTGGCGTGACACTATGGTGGTTAAAACAGAGCAGAATATTATTATCGGCGTTAATGATCGAACTTTGATTACAGAAGAAGACGGTAGAAAATGGATTAGCCGTGAACCAGCAATTGTTTATTTTCATCGTAAACTTTGGTTTAATGTGATTGCAATGCTCAGACCTGATGGAGTCGCATATTATGCTAATTTAGCCAGTCCTTTTATATTAGATCGAGAAGCGCTGAAATATATTGACTATGATTTAGATATTAAGGTGTTTCCTGATGGGGAGACTAGATTACTAGATGCGGACGAGTATGCAATGAACAAAAAACGCTGGCATTACAGCGAAGAGATTGATAGTATTTTGCGTAGTGCTAGTTTTGAATTGTTAGATTGGATTGATCAAAAGAAGGGTCCATTTGCCAAAAAATTCGCGCAAATTTGGTATGAAAGATATAACCAATTACGCCCTGATTTAGATCGTAGTTTTTTTAAGGGGAGAGAAAATGAAGAAAGAAAAATACTCGGCACATAA
- the ptsP gene encoding phosphoenolpyruvate--protein phosphotransferase, which translates to MSKTLKGIAASDGIAVAPAYLLVEPDLSFSKTSVSDVDAEVARFKKVVEESTKELEKVRDKAKESLGAEEAQVFDAHLLFLSDPEFTGAIETEIKDQKVNAEAALDETAQKFITIFEGMTDNAYMQERAADVRDVSKRIMAHLLGKKLPDPAAIDHEVVVVAYDLTPSDTAQLNKKYVKGFVTDIGGRTAHSAIMARSLEIPAVVGTESITKDVKDGDMLIADGLDGDAIVNPTDAQVEEYTKKGEAFAKQKEEWKKLKNEPSVTADGKKFIIAANIGTPNDMKGVKENGAEAIGLYRTEFLYMNSKDFPSEEAQFDAYKEVIEDMDGKQTIIRTCDIGGDKHLDYWDLPEEMNPFLGVRAIRLSMQYKDIFRTQLRALLRASAYGPLGIMFPMIGTLAELREAKQILAEEKDKLVKEGVKVGDDLQVGMMIEVPAAAVLADQFAKEVDFFSIGTNDLIQYTMAADRGNDNVSYLYQPYNPSVLRLIKHTIDGAHENGIWCGMCGEAAGDDIMFPILLSMGLDEYSMSATSILRIRSLMKKINTEDIKELANKACFVSETADENKKLVEETMKKLNIND; encoded by the coding sequence ATGTCGAAAACTTTAAAGGGAATTGCTGCCAGTGATGGTATTGCAGTTGCACCAGCCTACCTTTTGGTAGAACCTGACCTTTCGTTTTCTAAAACATCAGTTAGCGATGTTGATGCTGAAGTAGCTCGTTTTAAAAAAGTTGTTGAAGAATCAACTAAAGAATTAGAAAAAGTTCGTGATAAGGCTAAGGAAAGTTTAGGAGCAGAAGAAGCTCAAGTTTTTGATGCTCACCTTCTCTTCTTAAGTGACCCAGAATTTACTGGTGCCATTGAAACAGAAATCAAAGATCAAAAAGTTAATGCTGAAGCTGCATTAGATGAAACTGCTCAAAAGTTTATTACCATCTTTGAAGGCATGACTGATAATGCATATATGCAAGAACGTGCAGCTGACGTACGTGATGTTTCAAAGCGTATTATGGCACACCTTCTTGGTAAGAAATTACCAGATCCTGCAGCTATTGACCATGAAGTTGTTGTGGTGGCTTATGATTTGACACCAAGTGATACAGCTCAACTTAACAAAAAGTATGTTAAGGGATTTGTAACTGATATTGGTGGTAGAACTGCTCACTCAGCAATCATGGCTCGTTCATTAGAAATTCCAGCTGTTGTGGGTACTGAAAGCATTACTAAAGACGTTAAAGATGGCGATATGCTTATTGCTGACGGTTTAGACGGTGATGCTATTGTTAACCCAACTGATGCTCAAGTTGAAGAATACACCAAAAAGGGTGAAGCCTTTGCTAAGCAAAAAGAAGAATGGAAGAAGTTAAAGAATGAACCTTCTGTAACTGCAGACGGTAAGAAGTTCATCATTGCTGCTAACATTGGTACTCCTAATGACATGAAGGGTGTAAAAGAAAACGGTGCTGAAGCAATTGGTTTGTACAGAACTGAATTCTTATACATGAATTCAAAAGACTTCCCATCTGAAGAAGCTCAATTCGATGCTTATAAAGAAGTTATCGAAGATATGGATGGTAAGCAAACTATCATTAGAACTTGTGATATCGGTGGTGACAAGCACTTAGATTACTGGGATCTTCCAGAAGAAATGAACCCATTCCTAGGTGTTCGTGCTATTCGTCTTTCAATGCAATACAAGGATATCTTTAGAACTCAATTAAGAGCTTTACTTCGTGCATCTGCATATGGTCCATTAGGAATTATGTTCCCAATGATTGGTACTTTGGCAGAATTACGTGAAGCAAAGCAAATCTTAGCTGAAGAAAAAGATAAGCTTGTTAAAGAAGGCGTTAAGGTCGGTGACGACTTACAAGTTGGTATGATGATCGAAGTTCCAGCTGCTGCAGTGTTAGCTGACCAATTTGCTAAAGAAGTTGATTTCTTCTCAATTGGAACTAACGATTTAATCCAATATACTATGGCTGCCGATCGTGGTAATGATAACGTTTCTTATCTTTACCAACCATATAACCCATCTGTTTTACGTTTGATTAAGCATACTATTGATGGTGCTCATGAAAATGGTATTTGGTGTGGTATGTGTGGTGAAGCTGCTGGTGATGACATTATGTTCCCAATTCTTTTATCAATGGGACTTGATGAATATTCAATGAGTGCAACTTCAATCTTACGTATCAGAAGTTTGATGAAGAAGATCAATACTGAAGATATTAAAGAATTAGCTAATAAAGCTTGTTTTGTTTCAGAAACTGCTGATGAAAATAAGAAGCTAGTTGAAGAAACTATGAAGAAGCTTAACATTAATGACTAA
- a CDS encoding DUF1827 family protein — translation MHLIDVTNSYRDLVQRQLAATNSQFVKVYSLGNTTVVYSETADKIEIVMENHKRPIRQDEVEFVIKRLIHEDRIYDITVDKSRKIISITCDR, via the coding sequence ATGCATTTAATTGATGTTACAAATAGCTACCGTGATTTAGTTCAAAGACAGCTAGCAGCTACAAATAGTCAATTCGTAAAAGTTTACTCTTTAGGTAATACTACAGTAGTATACAGCGAAACCGCTGATAAAATTGAAATCGTAATGGAAAATCATAAACGTCCTATCAGACAAGACGAAGTAGAGTTTGTTATTAAGCGTTTAATTCATGAAGATCGAATTTACGATATAACAGTTGATAAGAGTAGAAAGATTATTTCTATTACTTGTGATCGATAA
- the spxA gene encoding transcriptional regulator SpxA: MLNLYTSPSCTSCRKAKAWLKEHDISFKERNIFANPLNKEEIMQVLRMTENGTEEIISTRSRTFQNLKINLDDLSIDQLIDLVEKNPSLLRRPIIMDDRRLQVGYNEDEIRRFLPRKVRRLELEEIQAMTADL; encoded by the coding sequence GTGTTAAATTTATATACATCACCAAGTTGTACTTCATGTCGTAAGGCAAAAGCATGGTTAAAAGAGCATGATATTTCTTTTAAGGAGAGAAATATTTTTGCTAATCCATTGAATAAAGAAGAAATCATGCAAGTTTTGCGTATGACCGAGAATGGAACGGAAGAAATAATTTCTACTCGTTCTCGTACTTTCCAAAACTTAAAAATCAATTTAGATGACTTATCAATTGATCAATTGATTGATCTTGTTGAAAAAAATCCAAGTTTATTAAGACGTCCAATCATTATGGATGACAGACGTTTACAAGTAGGATATAACGAAGATGAAATTAGAAGATTTCTTCCTCGAAAGGTTCGTCGTTTGGAACTTGAAGAAATCCAAGCAATGACAGCTGATCTTTAA